A region from the Benincasa hispida cultivar B227 chromosome 8, ASM972705v1, whole genome shotgun sequence genome encodes:
- the LOC120082928 gene encoding gamma-interferon-responsive lysosomal thiol protein-like, with amino-acid sequence MDSWPRIPSFVCFFHLLLLLCSQVSASTSPNYGIDKVSLDVYYESLCPDSVEFIKDNLIELFEDGLVSIVDLRLVPYGNARLGRNSSITCQHGPNECLLNTVEACAIHAWPELTGHFPFIYCVEAVVYDRKFTQWETCFEKLGLNSKPIYDCYSSGLGKELELQYAVETNNLQPPHKYVPWVVVDGQPLYEDYENFVSYICAAYKGSSVPTACRAKSLSAI; translated from the exons ATGGATTCTTGGCCCAGAATTCCCTCATTCGTTTGCTTCTTTCATCTCCTACTCTTGCTATGCTCTCAGGTTTCAGCTTCAACAAGCCCTAATTATGGGATTGATAAAGTGTCTCTGGATGTTTACTATGAATCCCTCTGTCCAGACAGTGTGGAATTTATAAAGGACAATCTGATTGAGTTGTTTGAGGATGGGCTCGTCTCCATAGTTGATCTGAGATTAGTTCCCTACGGCAATGCAAGGCTCGGTCGAAACAGTTCCATCACTTGTCAG CATGGGCCTAATGAATGTCTTCTGAACACTGTGGAAGCCTGTGCTATTCATGCCTGGCCTGAGTTG ACAgggcattttccttttatttactgtgttGAGGCTGTGGTGTACGACCGGAAGTTTACCCAATGGGAGACTTGCTTCGAGAAATTGGGATTGAATTCTAAGCCTATTTATGATTGCTATTCTTCTGGGCTTGGAAAAGAG CTTGAACTACAGTATGCAGTTGAAACCAACAATCTTCAGCCTCCTCATAAATACGTTCCTTGGGTTGTTGTTGATGGACAACCACTTTATGAG GACTATGAAAACTTTGTTAGCTATATCTGTGCGGCGTATAAAGGTTCTTCTGTGCCAACCGCTTGTAGAGCTAAATCCCTTAGTGCCATTTAA
- the LOC120082927 gene encoding gamma-interferon-responsive lysosomal thiol protein-like has translation MESPPKLCSFLYIFYLIFFLSSFFLPLSSASPSIAATSTSNYGTHKISLKLYYESLCPYSANFIVNYLVKLFDGDLISIVDLRLVPYGNARVGRNDSITCQHGPNECLLNTVEACAINAWPELDEHFPFIYCVEHLVYKRKYTQWESCFEKLGLNPKPISDCYNTELGKKLELEYAAETDNLQPPHKYVPWVVVDGQPLYEDYENFINYICEAYKGPVLPSACKASSISAI, from the exons ATGGAGTCTCCACCTAAACTCTGTTCCTTCCTTTACATTTTTTATCTCATATTCTTCCTCTCCTCTTTCTTCCTTCCTCTTTCATCTGCTTCTCCTTCCATAGCCGCAACCTCGACCTCCAATTATGGCACCCAcaaaatctcgctcaaactctaTTATGAGTCGCTTTGTCCTTACAGCGCCAATTTCATCGTCAACTATCTTGTTAAGCTTTTTGATGGCGATCTCATCTCCATAGTTGATCTCAGGCTCGTCCCTTATGGCAACGCAAGGGTTGGCCGCAATGATTCCATCACTTGTCAG CATGGCCCTAATGAATGCCTATTGAACACTGTGGAAGCCTGTGCCATTAACGCCTGGCCTGAGCTG GACGAGCATTTTCCTTTCATTTACTGCGTAGAGCATCTAGTGTACAAACGGAAGTACACCCAGTGGGAGTCATGTTTTGAGAAGTTGGGGTTGAATCCCAAGCCCATCAGTGATTGCTACAATACTGAGCTTGGGAAAAAG CTTGAACTGGAATATGCAGCTGAGACCGATAATCTTCAGCCTCCTCACAAATACGTGCCTTGGGTTGTTGTAGATGGGCAGCCACTATATGAG GATTATGAAAACTTCATAAATTACATCTGTGAGGCATATAAGGGACCTGTTCTGCCAAGTGCTTGTAAAGCTTCATCCATTAGTGCCATTTGA